Proteins from a genomic interval of Desulfomonilaceae bacterium:
- the icmF gene encoding fused isobutyryl-CoA mutase/GTPase IcmF, protein MNPSSAPYQPVNRIRIVTAASLFDGHDAAINIMRRILQASGAEVIHLGHNRSVSEIVSAAVQEDVQAIGVSSYQGGHVEFFKYIVDLLREHESTQIKVFGGGGGVIVPEEIAELESYGVTKIFSPEDGRTAGLQGIINSFLQTSDFPVSDGSLSGDISDLTPTNWKAIARLISTVEVAKETGNSDLADIRSQLQEKSYGRKVPVLGITGTGGAGKSSLTDEIILRFLNDQTDKTVGVISVDPTRRKTGGALLGDRIRMNSIHTDRVYYRSMATRNQGFEVPAHMEEAIEVLKAAGFDFIIVETAGIGQGDAAIVPLVDVSLYVMTSEFGAQSQLEKIDMLDFADLIAINKFDRHGSEDALHDVRKQVQRNRLSFQTGLEDLPVYGSIASRFNDDGVSSLYVGIVEAINGKTGVDWKTSMTARRDRKPSSRTIIIPSERSGYLSEIANSVRRYHSWGTEQEELIRRLWRLDGVEKELRNSNVNEESEAFVKIKKLQEEIEKQLDPRALRLVGEWEDIKEAYSGDDFVFTVRGKKLPIKLKIKTLSGTLLPRIALPKYEDPGQLLRWRLKENLPGMFPFTAGVFPFKRQDEDPTRMFAGEGDPFRTNKRFKYLSAGSPAKRLSTAFDSVTLYGQDPEERPDIYGKIGTSGVSICTLDDVKILYSGFDLTAPNTSVSMTINGPAPIMLAMFFNAAIDQKLDPIREQTGSEPTPEVVLRAKSEVLSNIRGTVQADILKEDQGQNSCIFSTDFSLRMMGDIQEYFIRNNVGNFYSVSISGYHIAEAGANPITQLALTLADGFTYVEYYLSRGMNIDDFAPNLSFFFSNGLEPEYSVIGRVARRIWSIAVRDKYRGNERSQKLKYHIQTSGRSLHAQEIQFNDIRTTLQALIAIYDNCNSLHTNSYDEAITTPSEESVRRALAIQMIINKEWGLSRVDNMNQGSFILEELTDMVEEAVLAEFDRISQRGGVLGAMETGYQRTKIQDESLYYETMKTTGEYPIIGVNTFLNPQGNFLEQLGIELARGTEEEKKSQLERLADFKDRNKYESAQALEKLQRVAQSDGNIFEGLMEAVRHCSLGEITQTLYKAGGQYRRNM, encoded by the coding sequence ATGAATCCTTCGTCTGCGCCTTACCAGCCAGTGAACCGTATCAGGATTGTCACAGCCGCTTCCCTCTTTGACGGACATGACGCCGCAATCAATATCATGCGTCGAATTCTTCAGGCTTCAGGCGCTGAAGTTATCCATCTCGGGCATAACAGATCGGTTTCCGAAATTGTGAGCGCCGCCGTTCAGGAAGATGTTCAGGCGATAGGGGTCAGCTCTTATCAGGGTGGCCACGTCGAATTCTTCAAATACATCGTTGATCTTCTGCGTGAACATGAAAGTACGCAGATAAAGGTGTTCGGCGGTGGCGGTGGCGTAATCGTCCCTGAAGAGATTGCGGAACTTGAATCATACGGAGTCACCAAGATATTCAGTCCTGAGGACGGACGAACTGCTGGATTGCAGGGTATCATAAATTCCTTTCTTCAAACTTCGGATTTCCCTGTTTCAGACGGTAGTCTCAGTGGCGATATTTCTGACTTGACTCCCACGAACTGGAAAGCGATTGCAAGATTGATTTCGACGGTGGAGGTCGCAAAGGAAACCGGCAATAGTGACCTTGCGGACATCCGGTCACAATTGCAGGAAAAGTCCTACGGCAGGAAAGTACCTGTCCTGGGGATAACTGGAACGGGAGGGGCCGGAAAATCATCATTAACGGATGAAATCATATTACGTTTCTTAAACGATCAAACGGACAAAACCGTAGGGGTGATATCCGTAGATCCTACCCGGAGAAAAACAGGCGGAGCCTTGCTGGGAGACAGGATCAGAATGAACTCTATCCATACGGATCGAGTTTATTACAGATCCATGGCTACCAGAAATCAGGGTTTCGAAGTGCCTGCCCATATGGAAGAGGCCATAGAAGTTCTGAAGGCCGCGGGATTTGATTTCATAATTGTTGAAACAGCCGGAATAGGGCAGGGCGACGCAGCGATAGTCCCTCTGGTCGATGTGTCCCTTTACGTCATGACATCCGAGTTTGGGGCGCAAAGTCAGTTGGAAAAGATCGATATGCTCGATTTCGCTGATTTGATAGCCATCAACAAGTTCGACCGGCACGGATCAGAAGACGCTTTGCATGACGTTAGAAAACAGGTCCAGAGAAACCGCCTCAGCTTCCAGACCGGTCTTGAGGATCTCCCTGTATACGGATCTATAGCGTCCCGTTTCAACGATGACGGGGTCAGTTCCCTGTACGTGGGAATAGTGGAAGCGATAAATGGTAAGACCGGCGTTGATTGGAAGACTTCCATGACGGCCCGGCGGGATCGGAAACCTTCATCGAGAACCATAATCATTCCGTCGGAGCGATCCGGTTATCTCTCTGAGATCGCCAACTCCGTACGACGGTATCACTCATGGGGAACTGAACAGGAGGAGCTGATAAGGCGACTGTGGCGTTTGGACGGTGTAGAAAAGGAACTGCGAAACTCGAACGTCAATGAAGAATCTGAAGCGTTTGTTAAAATTAAAAAACTCCAGGAAGAAATAGAGAAACAGCTTGATCCGCGAGCCTTGAGGCTCGTTGGGGAATGGGAGGACATCAAGGAGGCTTATTCTGGGGACGATTTTGTTTTCACTGTTAGAGGGAAAAAACTCCCAATAAAGCTAAAAATCAAAACCTTGAGTGGTACGCTTCTCCCACGGATAGCTCTTCCAAAATATGAAGATCCAGGACAGTTATTGAGATGGCGACTCAAGGAAAATCTACCAGGCATGTTTCCGTTCACCGCCGGCGTCTTCCCGTTCAAGAGGCAAGACGAAGATCCGACACGAATGTTCGCTGGTGAAGGAGATCCATTCCGGACTAACAAAAGGTTCAAGTATCTTTCCGCCGGTAGCCCCGCCAAGAGACTTTCTACCGCCTTCGATTCAGTCACACTGTATGGACAGGATCCTGAGGAGAGGCCGGACATCTACGGCAAAATCGGCACATCAGGAGTTTCGATCTGTACACTTGATGATGTAAAAATTCTTTATTCCGGTTTTGACCTTACGGCCCCCAACACATCGGTTTCCATGACCATCAACGGACCGGCCCCCATAATGCTGGCAATGTTCTTCAATGCGGCCATTGATCAGAAGCTGGATCCAATAAGAGAGCAGACCGGTTCAGAGCCCACTCCCGAGGTTGTTCTCAGGGCAAAGTCCGAGGTTTTGAGCAACATAAGAGGAACCGTTCAGGCTGACATACTCAAAGAAGACCAGGGTCAAAACAGTTGCATCTTTTCTACCGACTTTTCTTTGAGAATGATGGGTGACATTCAGGAATATTTCATTCGCAACAATGTCGGCAACTTTTATTCAGTGTCCATTTCCGGCTATCACATAGCCGAGGCGGGAGCGAATCCAATAACTCAGCTAGCGCTAACACTGGCTGATGGTTTCACCTATGTTGAATACTATTTGTCTCGAGGGATGAATATTGACGACTTTGCTCCAAATCTAAGCTTCTTCTTCTCTAATGGTCTGGAGCCGGAATACAGCGTCATAGGCAGAGTAGCCCGTCGAATATGGTCTATAGCCGTTCGAGACAAATATCGGGGCAATGAACGTTCCCAAAAGTTGAAATATCATATTCAAACGAGTGGGCGTTCTCTACATGCTCAGGAGATTCAGTTCAACGACATCAGGACGACGCTCCAGGCTCTTATAGCCATTTACGATAACTGCAACTCCCTGCATACTAACTCCTATGACGAGGCTATAACGACACCGAGTGAGGAATCGGTTAGACGAGCCCTTGCGATTCAGATGATAATCAACAAGGAGTGGGGGCTCTCGAGAGTAGACAACATGAATCAGGGTTCTTTCATTCTCGAGGAACTCACGGATATGGTTGAGGAAGCCGTGTTAGCCGAATTCGACCGCATTTCGCAGCGTGGTGGAGTCCTGGGGGCCATGGAAACCGGTTACCAGAGGACAAAGATTCAGGATGAGTCCCTCTATTATGAAACCATGAAGACGACGGGTGAGTATCCGATTATTGGAGTGAACACATTCCTGAATCCTCAAGGCAACTTCCTCGAGCAATTGGGGATAGAGTTGGCCAGAGGGACCGAAGAAGAAAAGAAATCCCAGTTGGAAAGACTGGCCGATTTCAAGGACCGTAACAAGTATGAATCGGCTCAGGCCCTGGAAAAGCTACAAAGGGTGGCCCAGTCTGACGGAAACATATTTGAGGGACTAATGGAGGCGGTCAGACACTGTTCTTTGGGAGAAATCACCCAAACCCTTTATAAAGCAGGCGGTCAATATCGGAGAAATATGTAA
- a CDS encoding 2-oxoacid:acceptor oxidoreductase family protein, which yields MSLKIVFSGFGGQGVLMMGYVLAVAGMKEDKHVTFLPAYGAEVRGGTANCTVVVSDEEIASPIASSPEFVVAMNYPSMIKYQNMIKSGGTMFLNSDLITEAPAREDINVVKVPANTLAHEMGSDRSLNMVMLGVVRATTDIVSEKSISVAIETVLEGKKQKLIDTNQKAVSVGSDFIRKA from the coding sequence ATGTCGCTTAAGATAGTTTTTTCAGGGTTTGGTGGTCAGGGCGTGCTCATGATGGGATATGTGCTCGCCGTCGCGGGTATGAAGGAAGACAAGCATGTCACTTTTCTGCCTGCGTATGGAGCGGAAGTTCGAGGAGGCACGGCGAATTGCACGGTTGTTGTTTCGGATGAAGAGATAGCCTCACCCATAGCGTCTTCGCCCGAGTTCGTGGTCGCAATGAACTATCCTTCGATGATCAAGTATCAGAATATGATAAAATCCGGGGGAACCATGTTCCTGAATTCGGACCTCATAACTGAGGCTCCGGCTCGGGAGGACATAAACGTAGTTAAAGTGCCGGCCAACACTCTTGCCCATGAAATGGGATCGGACCGTTCTCTTAACATGGTGATGCTGGGAGTTGTTAGGGCGACGACAGACATAGTCTCGGAGAAATCCATATCTGTAGCAATTGAAACTGTTCTGGAAGGTAAAAAACAGAAGCTGATCGATACAAATCAGAAGGCTGTAAGCGTAGGCTCTGATTTCATTCGAAAGGCCTGA
- a CDS encoding dienelactone hydrolase family protein, with protein sequence MKSNRFVALFFFVLSSLYLLPPDAFAYYMRALIPLGKGHSLPGYIFLPQHKIREPLPAVIAGVGVGATKIYQYHDHCQNLANRNFAVILIDPSNYPEDLAPGPWTWDHGAGYLLGSFNQGFVGAKLAVSKEWYLKSFEAAINYMCSWPIVDSGKIALSGFSQAANAVLSVASADPRVKAVVWNYGGWPWIMPYEPYKLPPVEIFHGEKDDVYNVKYAKELAWNLKTNMRPFELNIYPCQGHMFNIVYDLKTENRYMKPVLLDAFERMVAFLKRTLEVREGSHAGALRARR encoded by the coding sequence ATGAAGTCCAATAGGTTTGTCGCTCTTTTTTTCTTCGTCCTATCATCTCTTTATCTTCTGCCACCTGACGCGTTCGCTTATTACATGAGGGCGCTTATACCCCTTGGTAAGGGTCACAGCCTACCGGGGTACATTTTCCTTCCTCAACATAAAATCCGTGAGCCGCTTCCCGCTGTTATCGCTGGAGTCGGCGTAGGCGCCACGAAAATTTATCAATATCATGATCATTGCCAGAATCTTGCCAATAGGAATTTTGCGGTGATTCTGATCGACCCGTCAAACTATCCCGAGGACTTGGCGCCCGGTCCATGGACATGGGATCACGGCGCCGGATATCTTCTGGGGAGTTTCAACCAGGGCTTTGTCGGAGCCAAACTGGCGGTGAGTAAAGAATGGTATCTTAAATCCTTTGAAGCCGCCATTAACTACATGTGCTCCTGGCCAATCGTAGACAGTGGAAAGATTGCGTTGAGCGGGTTCTCTCAGGCGGCGAACGCTGTGTTGAGCGTCGCAAGCGCGGACCCTCGGGTGAAAGCTGTAGTGTGGAACTACGGCGGATGGCCCTGGATTATGCCCTACGAGCCATACAAGTTGCCCCCGGTGGAAATTTTTCATGGAGAAAAAGATGACGTTTACAATGTAAAATACGCCAAAGAACTGGCCTGGAATCTCAAAACGAATATGCGGCCGTTTGAATTGAATATCTATCCGTGTCAGGGTCACATGTTCAATATCGTTTACGACTTGAAAACTGAAAATCGCTACATGAAGCCCGTGCTGCTGGACGCTTTTGAAAGAATGGTGGCGTTTCTGAAACGAACTCTGGAAGTCAGGGAAGGTTCACATGCGGGGGCGTTGCGGGCCCGCAGATAA